CCGGGTTTTCCGGTGGCCCGGGTGGTCGACACCGTGGGCGCGGGCGACGCCTTCGCCGTTGGCGTGATCAGCGCCTTGCTCGAGGGCCTGCCGTTGCGCCGGGCCGTGGCCCGGGGCAATTGGTGCGGCAGCCGGGCGGTGCAGAGCCGAGGCGACATGGAAGGCCTGCCGCAACGCCACGAACTGGACCTGCACGAAAACGCTTCGATCCAACCACGCTGAATCGCCGGACCGTCCGGCACCTGATGTGACAAGAACAACAAGACCAGGAGAATTCCCCATGCAGCTTGATCGACTCGCTCCCAGACGCTGGTGGTACATCATGCCCATCGTCTTCATCACCTACAGCCTGGCCTACCTCGACCGGGCCAACTATGGCTTTGCCGCGGCCTCGGGCATGGCCGACGACCTGAAGATCACCCCGGCGCTGTCGTCGCTGCTCGGCGCGCTGTTCTTCCTTGGCTACTTCTTCTTCCAGGTGCCGGGCGCCCTTTACGCGCAAAAACGCAGCGTGAAGAAGCTGATCTTCGCCAGCCTGATCCTCTGGGGCGGCCTGGCGACCCTGACCGGCGTGGTCCACGACGTCTATTTGCTGATCGTCATCCGCTTCCTGCTGGGCGTGGTGGAGGCGGCGGTGATGCCGGCCATGCTCATTTACCTTTGCCACTGGTTCACCCGCGCCGAACGCTCGCGGGCCAACACTTTCCTGATCCTCGGCAACCCGGTGACCATCCTGTGGATGTCGGTGGTCTCGGGCTACCTGGTGCAGCAGTTCGACTGGCGTTGGATGTTCATCATCGAAGGCGCGCCGGCGATTCTCTGGGCCTTCATCTGGTGGCGCCTGGTGGATGACCGCCCGGAGCAGGCCAAGTGGCTGGACGCCCGCGAGAAGGCGGCGCTGCGCCAGGCGCTGGACGCCGAGCAGCAGGGCATCAAGCCGGTGAAGAACTACCGCGAGGCGTTTCGCTCGCCCACGGTGCTGATCCTGTCGCTGCAGTACTTCTGCTGGAGCATCGGCGTATACGGTTTCGTCCTCTGGCTGCCGTCGATCCTCAAGCAGGCGGCGGCGCTGGACATCGTCACCGCCGGCTGGCTGTCGGCGGTGCCGTACCTGGGGGCGGTGGTTGCCATGCTCGGTGTGTCCTGGGCCTCGGACCGCCTGCAGAAGCGCAAGCGCTTTGTCTGGCCGCCGCTGCTGATCGCCGCCCTGGCATTCTATGGCTCGTACAGCCTGGGCACTGAACATTTCTGGTGGTCCTACGCCTTGCTGGTGATCGCCGGGGCCTGCATGTATGCGCCGTACGGGCCGTTCTTCGCCATCGTGCCCGAGCTGCTGCCGGCCAACGTCGCCGGGGGCGCCATGGCGCTGATCAACAGCATGGGCGCGCTGGGCTCGTTTTCCGGTTCGTGGCTGGTGGGCTACCTCAATGGCGCCACCGGCGGCCCCGGCGCCTCCTACCTGTTCATGTGCGTGGCGCTGCTGCTGGCCGTGGCCCTGACCGCCGTTCTCAATCCCTTGCAACAGACACGCCGGCAAAGCCTGGCGCCCAGCCGATAGGTACCGTGCAATGAAGAAACGCATCGTCCTCTACAAACGCCTGTCCGACGCGCTCATGGCCCGTCTGCAGGCGCACGCCGAGGTCACCCTGGTCGAATCGCCCAGTGCTGACGGCCTCGCCCGGTTGCGTGCGGCGCTGCCGGGCGCCCACGGGCTGCTTGGCGCCAGTTTGCGCCTGGACGCCCCCTTGCTTGATCTGGCGCCGCAGCTGGAGGTGGTCTCCAGCGTCTCGGTCGGCGTCGACAACTACGACATCGACGCTTTCAATCAGCGCGGCGTGCTGCTGACCAACACCCCCGATGTGCTCACCGAAACTACCGCCGACACCGGCTTCGCCCTGATCCTGGCCTGTGCCCGGCGGGTCGTCGAACTCGACGGCTGGATCCGCGCCGGTCACTGGCAGGCGGGCATCGGGTCGGCGCAGTTCGGTTGCGACGTGCAGGGCAAGACCCTGGGCATCGTCGGCATGGGCCGCATCGGCGAAGCCCTGGCCCGCCGCGCGCATGCCGGTTTTGGCATGCGCGTGCTGTACCACACCCGCCAGCCGCGGCCCGAGGTGGAGGCGCGGTTCGCCGCCGCGCATCGCAGCCTGGAGGCATTGCTGGCCGAGTCCGATTTCGTCTGCCTGTGCCTGCCGTTGACCGCCGCGACCGAGAACCTGATTGGCGCGCCACAGCTGGCGCTGATGAAACCGTCGGCGATCCTGGTGAACATCTCCCGTGGCCGGGTGCTCGACGAGGCTGCGTTGCTCCAGGCCTTGGCCGAGCGACGCATTCGCGGCGCCGGCCTGGATGTGTTCGTGCGCGAACCGTTGCCGGCTGATTCACCGTTGCTGCAACTGGACAACCTGGTGGTGACGCCGCACATCGGCTCGGCCACCGAGGAGACCCGCGAGGCCATGGCCCGCTGCGCGGTGGACAACCTGCTGGCCGCCCTGGCCGGCGAGCGGCCGCAGAACCTGGTCAACCCGCTTGCCTGGTCGCGGCGAAACCCATGAGCGGGGCGAGCACTGCGCTCGCCCCGTTTTTGCCATAACAACAGCCCTTGCCCGATTCGATATCCCGGGGTCGCGCCGCGGCCCTTTTGGCAAAACAAGGCCGCTTAGCCGAGACAGCGCTGTCTCGATCTGCGGCCCTGGGAACTTCATCGGTGAAAAGGGCGACGATTTCCGTATGACCTGATCAACAGAGAGACATCCTCATGTCCAAGGACCAACCCGCCTCCGTGCAACCGGCGCGCCGGGCGTTCCTGCGCCAATCCCTGACCCTGATCCCGGTGGCGACCCTCGCCGGCACGGGACTGGGCGGCGCAGTGCTCGCCGACAGCGCCACCCCGGCACCCGTCGAACCGACCCGACCGGCCCCGGCGCGTGCCTACCGGCCGAGCTTCTTCACCCAGCAAGAGTGGGCCTTCGTCAGCGCCGCCGTGGCGGTGCTCATCCCCACCGACGCCCTTGGCCCCGGTGCGGCCGATGCCGGCGTGCCCGAGTTCATCGACCGTCAGCTCAACACCCGCTATGGCAGCGGCGGGCTGTGGTACATGCAGGGGCCATTCCGCCCCGACGCGCCCAGCGAATTGGGCTACCAGCTCAAGCTCAGCCCCCAGGAGATCTACCGGCTGGGCATCGCCGAAACCGACGCCTGGTGCCAGGCACAGTTCGGCAAGGCGTTCGCCCAGCTTGGCCCTGAACAACAGCAGCAGGTGCTCGAGGCCCTGGACGGCGGCAAGCCGGCCTTTGCCTCGGTGCCGGCGGCCACCTTCCTCGGCATGCTCTGGCTCAACACCCGCGAGGGCTTTTTCAGCGACCCCCTGCACGGCGGCAACCAGGGTCTGGCCGGCTGGAAGCTGGTCGGCTTCCCCGGCGCCCGCGCCGACTTCATGGACTGGGTGGAGCGCGACGAGCGCTATCCCTTCCCGTCAGTGTCCATCAGCGGCGAGCGAGGTTGAGCCATGAGCCAAGTGATGAAGAGCGTCGATGTTGTCATCGTCGGGTTCGGCTGGGCCGGGGCGATCATGGCCAAGGAACTGACCGAGGCCGGCCTGCAGGTGCTGGCGCTGGAGCGTGGTCCGGCCCGGGATACCTACCCGGACGGCGTCTATCCGCAGACCATGGACGAGTTGACCTACAATTCGCGCAAGAAGCTGTTCATGGACATCTCCCGTGAGACCGTGACCCTGCGCCACAGCGTCAACGACGTGGCCGTGCCGTACCGCCAGTTCGGCGCCTTCCTGCCCGGCACCGGCACCGGCGGAGCCGGGCTGCACTGGTCCGGCGTGCATTTTCGCGTCGACCCGGTGGAGCTGCGCCTGCGCAGCCACTATGAGGAGCGCTACGGCAAGCGGTTCATTCCCGAAGGAATGACCATCCAGGACTTCGGCGTGAGCTACGAAGAGCTGGAGCCGTACTTCGATTTTGCCGAGAAGGTGTTCGGGACCTCCGGCACCGCCTGGTCGATCAAAGGTCAGGTGGTGGGCCGCGACAAGGGTGGCAACCCGTTCGCCGCCGACCGCTCCAGCGATTTTCCGCTGGCAGCGCAGAAGAACACTGTGTCGGCGCAGTTGTTCGAGAAGGCCGCCCGCGAGATCGGCTACCACCCCTACAACCTGCCGTCGGCCAACACTTCCGGGCCGTACACCAACCCCTACGGCGCGCAGATGGGACCGTGCAACTTCTGCGGTTACTGCAGCGGCTATGCCTGCTACATGTACTCCAAGGCCTCGCCCAACGTGAACATCCTCCCGGCCCTGCGCCAGGTGCCGAACTTCGAGCTGCGCAACAACGCCCATGTGCTGCGGGTCAACCTGACCGCCGACAAGCGCCTGGCCACCGGTGTGACCTACGTCGACAGCCAGGGTCGCGAGGTGGAGCAACCCGCCGACCTGGTGATCCTCGGCGCGTTCCAGTACAACAACGTACGCCTGATGCTGCTCTCGGGCATCGGCAAACCCTATGATCCGGTGAGCAATGAGGGGGTGGTCGGGCGCAACTTCGCCTGCCAGAACATCTCCACCGTGACCGCGTTCTTCGACCGCGACAGCCACCACACCAACCCCTTCATCGGCGCCGGCGGCAACGGCGTGGCGGTGGATGACTACAACGCCGACAACTTTGACCATGGCCCGCACGGCTTCGTCGGCGGTTCTCCGTTCTGGGTCAACCAGGCCGGCGCCAAGCCGATCTCTGGCACCAAGGTGCCGCCGGGCACGCCGAAGTGGGGCAGTGCCTGGAAGGCCGCGGTGGCCGACAGCTACCGGCACATGCTGTCGATGGACGCCCATGGCGCGCACCAGTCCTACCGCGACAACTACCTTGACCTGGACCCGGTGTACAAGGATGCCTACGGCTTGCCTCTGCTGCGCATGACCTTCGACTGGAAGGACAACGACGTGAAGATGAACCGCTTCATGGTCGAACGCATGGGCAAGATCGCCGAGGCGATGGGGCCCAAGGCAATCAGCGCGGGCAAGAAAGCGTTCGGCCAGCACTTCGACGCCTCCACCTACCAGACCACCCACCTCAACGGTGGCGCGATCATGGGCACCGATCCCAAGACCAGCGCGCTCAATCGCTACCTGCAGTGCTGGGACGTGCACAACGTGTTCGTGCCCGGCGCCTCGGCCTTCCCCCAGGGCCTGGGCTACAACCCCACCGGCCTGGTGGCGGCGCTGACCTACTGGTCGGCGCGGGCGATCCGCGAGCGCTACCTGAAGAACCCCGGTCCATTGGTGCAGGCGTGAGGAAGGCCAATATGAAGACATTGTTCATCGCCATGCTGGGCCTGGGCGCCAGTACCTTGCTGCAGGCCGCCGACGCGGTGGACCCGGCGCAGGTCAGGCAAGGCGAATACCTGGCCCGCGCTGGCGACTGCGTGGCTTGCCACACCGCCAAGGGCGGCAAGCCGTTCGCCGGCGGGCTGCCCATGGAAACGCCCATCGGTACCCTGTACTCGACCAATATCACACCCCACGCCAGCGGTATTGGCCAGTACAGCTACGAGGACTTCGAACGCGCCGTGCGCCAGGGCATCGGCAAGGACGGCAGCACGCTGTACCCGGCCATGCCGTATCCGTCCTACGCCCGGGTTAGCGACCCGGACATGCAGGCGCTCTACGCCTACTTCATGCATGGCGTGCAGCCAGTGGAGCAGCAGAACAAGGGCAGCGACATCCCCTGGCCGCTGAGCATGCGCTGGCCGCTGGCGTTCTGGCGCGGGTTGTTCGCGCCGCCCGTCAAGCCGTTCGAAGCCGCTGGGCGCGATGCGGTGGTGGCGCGCGGCGCCTACCTGGTCGAAGGGCTGGGGCATTGTGGCGCGTGCCACACGCCGCGGGCGCTGACCATGCAGGAAAAAGCCCTGGATGCCGGTGACGGCGCGGCGTTCCTGGCCGGCAGCGCGCCCCTCGAGGGCTGGATCGCCAAGAGCCTGCGCGGTGACCACAAGGATGGCCTGGGCAGTTGGGACGAGGCGCAGATCGTCGCCTTCCTCAAGACCGGGCGCAACGAGCGCACCGCGGTGTTCGGCGGCATGAGCGATGTGGTCGAGCACAGCATGCAGTACATGAGCGACGCCGACCTGACCGCCATCGCACGCTACCTCAAGACCTTGCCGCCGGTGAACCCAGACGACAAACCGTTTCGCGAGGACCGTGCCGTCGCCCAGGCGCTGTGGCAGGGCAATGACGGCAAGACCGGCGCGGCGCGCTACGTCGACAACTGCGCCGCTTGCCACCGCACCGACGGCAAGGGCTACGCCCGGGTGTTCCCGGCGCTGGCCGGCAACCCGGTGGTGCAGGGCGAGGACGCCACCTCGCTGATCCATATCGTGCTCGAGGGCGCGACCTTGCCGGCCACTGCAACGGCGCCTTCTACCTTCAGCATGCCAGGCTTCGGCTGGCGGCTGTCGGACCAGCAGGTGGCCGATGTGGTCAACTTCATCCGCAGCAGCTGGGGCAACCAGGCGGCGGGGGTGAGTGCAGGGCAGGTGGCGCAGTTGCGCAAGGCGCCACCTGTGCCGCTCAAGGCGGAGTCGTTAGTGGGTGACACGACGGGCACCGTGGAGCCCTGATGGTCCGATGGGGGACGCCTGGCGTCCCCTTTGGTCTTGACTCATCGAGTTAGCGAGACGCTGGCGCACGACAATACCATCTCGAAATGACATTAACTAAGTCTCGCAAACTGGTTTAGTTAATCGATGTAAGCAATTGATCTATAAGTATTTATCTTTTTGCTACAGCATGCTGCACGCACTGCTCGTAGTACGTCTGCTTGATTGCCGTGGGCTTGAGCCGCGACCGGCTGTTATAGGTCTGCTCGGTAATGCCGAACGCCGTCATGCGCATCCATGGCTTGGCAAATTTGCGCACCTGCAGCTTCTTGCGCGTGGCGTAAAGGGTGACCCCGGATAGCTTGGCCTGCTGCGCCTCGGCGGCGATCTGCGCACCCCAGCCGCACACCTGGCGATCGTTCGGGCTCAATGCCCGGGCCTGGGCGCCGAAGGCGGCGGTGGCCAGCAGGCAGCCGGCCACGGTTGCTAGAATCACTCGCATGTTGCTGTCCTAAGCATCTGAAGGAAAACAAAGTTTGCCTACGCTCGCGACGCCTGGGGGCCAGCAGTTTGCCGTCAGGCGATGGCCATTTGCAGGCCGTCGTGCTGGCGCGTGCGCAGCGACTGGAGGGCCAGGGCCGCGATCCACAGCACGCCGACGCCGTAGTTCAGGCGCTGGTAGAGACCGAACAATTCACCGCTGTGCACAGACTTGGCCATCAATACGACAGTGAGCACCGCCAGCAGCGCGCTCAGCAGCGACCCCCAGGCCAGCCCCGGGGATCGGGCCAGACGCGTGCCCAGGCCGATCCACAGCATGCTGGCGAGGGTCAGCGAGAAGAACATCAGCAGGCCGCCGAGGTTATGCATCTGTTGCGAGACCGATGGCTGCAGCGGCGCGCAGCCCTGGTCACAGGCAAATCCGCCGGTCACCAGGCTGCCCAGGCCATGCAACAGCACCAGAAGGGCGCTCAGCCGCGCCAGTTTCGAGTGCCGCCAGCGCCGCGCCAGGCCCCAGGCAAACAGTGTGAACAACAGGGCCAGCGGGAAATTGTTGACCCACGGCGACAGCCCGTGGGTGGGGGCGCCGACCGCGCCGAGCTGGCTCATGGCTTGCTGCAGGTGGTCGTAGCCGGGGTAGGCCAGGGCCGTCAGGGTAACGCCCAGCAACAGCCAGAGGGGGATGAGCAAGCCGCTGGCGAGCAGCAGGCGATCGAACGTCTTCATACAGTGCCTTCCTTGGTGAATGCTGGGCGCAGCCTACCGCGTCGCCATGGCCATTCGCCAGTCTTAGCGGCCGTTGACCAGCATCACCAGCAGCACGCAGGCCAGCAGCGCCAGGTAGGTGCGGGCGTGCACGCTGTCGGAGATGCGCCCGAGCAGGGGCGCGGCCAGGTGCATGCCGAGCCAGGCGCCGACGGTCATCACCAGGGCCGCGCGCAGGTCGATGAGACCCAGCAGGCCCGGGCCCAGGTCGGGCTGGCCGGCCGGCAGCAGCGCATACACCAGCGTGGCCGCCAGGGACATGGGCAGTGACAGCGGGTTGGCCATGGCCGTGGCGGTGCGCATGCTGGCGCCGCGACGGCGCATCAACGGTACGGTCATCACGCTGCCGCCCACCCCGAGCAACGCCGCCAGTGCGCCTATGGGCACGCCGACCAGGGTGGCGCCGGCCCTGCCCAGTGGCGCCAGGTGATGTTCGCCAGCGTGTACGAAGCCTGGACGCAGCCAGGCGTCCAGCAAGCTCAGCGCCAGGTAGGTAATGAACAGCCAGCGCAACCAGGCGCTGGTCACGTACAGCGCCACCCAGGCCCCGAGCAGCGCGCCCAGGGCGATGGCCGGCGCCAGTGGCCGCACCAGGTCCCAGTGCAGGCTGCCCGCGCGGTGGTGGCGCCAGGTGGCCAGGGCACTGCTGAAGATCATCACCGTGGCCGAGGTGGCCACGGCGATCTGCATGGCGTGCTGGGCCACGGCCGTTCCCGCGCCATGGCTGGCCAGCAACAGGGCATAGAACAGTGGCACGGCGAAGAAGCCACCGCCGAAGCCGAACAGCAAGGTGGTGACGCCGGCGCACAGGCCGAACAGGCCAAGCAGGGGATAGAGCATGGGGTGGGCCTCGGAACAGGAGTGAGGCGGTCAGGGTAGGGATCAGCCACTTGGCTGGCTTGCGCAACCTGGCCAATAATCGTCGTGTTTCGGCCAGAGCCTCCTTTCATGCGCAATGTTCCCCTGTCCCAGGTCGATGCCATCCCCCGTGCAGTGCTGGCCATTGCCACCGACTATCCGCCCGACACCTTGCTGCCCAGGCATGTCCATCGCCGGGCGCAGTTCCTGTATGGCATGAGCGGACTGATGGAGGTGCTGACCGATGACGGCGCCTGGGTCATCCCGCCTGGCAGCGGGGTGTGGATTCCGCCCGGCAAGCCGCACCAGGTGCGCATGCGCGGGGTGAGTACCCGCAGCCTGTACATCGAGCCGACCGTGCTGCCCAGGCCGAGCAGCGTGTGTGAGGCACTGCGGGTCGGGCCGCTGCTGCACCAGCTGTTGCTGGCCAGCGCCGAGGTGCCGGCGCTGCATGACGAGGCGGGACGCGATGGCCTGCTGCTGCGTCTGGTTCTGCATGAGCTGGGCCAGGCCGAACCGCTGCCGCTATTCGCGCCGCTGCCAGCTGAGCCGCGCCTGGCGGCCCTGTGCCAGGCATTCCTGGCGCAGCCGTCGGTCCACACCCGTGGCGAAACCTGGGCAGCGCAACTCAACTGGAGCCCGCGTACCTTCAGCCGGCGTTTTCGCGAGCAGACCGGGCTGTCGTTTGGCCGGTGGCGCCAGCAGGCCTGTCTGATGGCTGCGGTGACGCGGCTTGCCACCGGCGAGGCGGTGACCACCATCGCCTTGGATCTGGGCTATGAAAGCCCCAGCGCGTTTTCCAGCTTGTACCGGCGAGTCATGGGCCAGCCGCCGTCGACGGCACGCCAGGGCCTATGAAAACCTCGTATGACTAGCGGGAAGGAAAAAAAGATCGCGGAGACAGGCACAAGCCCGCCGCCCGCTTCCACGGGAGGTGTTCTGGGACCAGCAGAGGGTGACCGGGGAAACGGGGGCGGTATTGCACCGCCCCGCGATCAAAGCTAACGAAGCTTCGGTGGGTCAGGCAGCCTGGTGGTGCTTGACCTGGGACTTGCGGACCTGGGCGCGGCAGGCGTCGCCGAAGGCCTGGAACATCTTGATCGAGTCGGGGTTCTTCGCCGCCTGCCACTCCGGGTGCCACTGCACCGCGAACAGGAAGGGCGAGAGGCTCGGGGCGTGGATCGCCTCGACCAGGCCGTCTTCGGCATGGGCGATCGGCTCGATGCCGGCACCCAGGTTGCGCAGGCCCTGCCCGTGCAGCGAGTTGACGCGGATCTCGTCAGTGCCGAGGGTCTCGCGCAGCCAGCTGCCTGGCTTGATCTTCACGCTGTGCACCGGGGCGTACTGGACGTCGACCGGATCATCCGGGTTTTCCCGGTGGTCGTTGAAGCCGGGTTCGGCATAGACCTTCTGGTAGATGTCGCCGCCCAGGGCCACGTTGATTTCCTGCATGCCGCGGCAGATGCCGAAGATCGGCAGGCCGCGCTTGATCGCCGCCTTGACCAGCGGCATGTCGAACAGGTCGCGGTCCTTGTCCTGGCCCTTGCCGGGGGTCTGGTTTTCCTGGCCGTAGAGGGTCGGGTCGATGTTGCTGCCGGCACCGGTCAGGTAGACGCCGTCGGCCATGTCCAGGTAGGTCTCGAGGTCTTCGACGCCGCAGCAGGTGGGCACCAGGACCGGGACGCAACCGGCGAACTCGACCAGCGGGGTGATGTATTTGTGGGTCATGACTTGATAGTCATGGCCTTTGCGCTCTTGGCTGCCCATGGTCATCAGGACGACGGGTTTGCGCAGGGAGGGTTGCTTGTTGCCAATGTTGCTGTTGGACATATGTCACCTTGAGACAGGTCATGCCTGTCGTTGTTGTGCAGGCGCACGGCCGGGGCCTTGAGTGCTGCCTGGAGCCCCGAGCACTGCCGGCTCGCCTCGCAGGCGATGTCGGTCGGGGCCTGACTCATAGCTTGCCAGAGCCGTTCGATATGTCAAACGAGTGGCGAGTTGTCCAGGCGCCGTTTTACGGGGGATTGGGGCCGCCGGGGCCTTTGGTGACAAGGGTTTGGCGGGGGTGTTGGTCAATAATATTTAACGACGCAGTTGGGTCTTTGCGTCGGTGCAATGATCGTCATTGGCAGGGGCGTCGGGGGGCTTGGCCTTGTGGCCGCATTTACCTCGAACTCTATGTATTTCCAGTGGGGTGAACTGTTTTTTGCGAAGGATGCAGACTCACAGTGGTCTTCTTAGGTGCGGGTTGTGATGGTTAGTTTCCATAGCGTTTATTGTTGATCAATAAATTTCTTGATCTTGATCTTGATCTTGATCTTGCTTCTAAGTGCGCGATAGTTCAGGCGCCGCCAATTGCGACTTCAGGAGGCCGAGCGGAGTTCTTGCGGAGGGAGGTGACGGGCATGGATGCCCGTCAAGCGCTGCGCCCCAGGATGGGGCGTTCAGCGCGGTCCTCCCGGGAGCAAGAACGGAGCGAGGGGACCCCGGAGCGAAGCGTAGGGGCCGGATGAATGGAGCGAACGGTTTTTGGTTCCTTTTTGCCACGACAAAAAGGAACTCGCCGTAAGGGCGAAAAGGTGACTATGCGTCACCATAGCAAATGAATGCGCATATAGATTTCAAAACAGACTATTTAATAGTCAAGGTCAAAGTCAAAGTCAAAGTCAAATGCGATCGGCGTGGGTTTTAACAGGTGTAAGCGCATTCATTTTCTATAATGACGCATAGTCACCTTTTCGCCCTTACGTCAAGTCACTTTTTGTCAAACGCCCGGAGCGCCGGCCGGACAAAAGTAACCAAAAAACGCTGCGCTCCATTCATCCGGCCCTACGCTTCGCTCCGGGTCCCCTCACTCCGGCCTTGCTCCCGGGAGGACCGCGCTGCAGGGCCCATCCTGGGCCCCAGCGCTTGACGGGCATCCATGCCCGTCACCTCCCTTCGCAAGGCCTGCGTTCGGCCTCCTGAAGTCGCGAAGGTACGGGCGGCGCCTGGGCTGGCGCAGCTGCCGCCAGCTGCCAGTGAGGTTGAACATGCGGATACCAAAATCAAGATCAAGATCTGCATCAGCATGAACGGCGACGCAGTCTTGCAAGAGGGTGCGGACAGGGTGGCGCTTATTGCGCCCAGAACCATGAACCGTTAATGCAGGATCTGCTTCAAGAACGCCTGTGCCCGCGCCGTTCTGGGCTGCCCGAAGAACACCTCCGGCGGGCTGTCCTCGATAATCTTCCCGCCCTCGAGGAACAACACCCGTTCAGCCACTTGCCGGGCGAAACCCATTTCGTGGGTGACGCAGAGCATGGTCATGCCGGTGCCGGCCAATTGCACCAGCACATCCAGTACCTCGGCCACCATCTCCGGGTCGAGCGCCGAGGTCGGCTCGTCGAACAGCATGATCCTCGGCTTCATGCACAGCGCCCGGGCGATCGCCACCCGCTGCTGCTGGCCGCCGGACAGCTGGCTGGGGTACTTGTGCGCCTGACTCTCGATGCCGACCTTGCTCAAGTACAGCCGCGCCCGCTCCTCGGCCTCCCGGCGCGACAGGCCACGCACGCTCATCGGCGCCAGCAGGCAGTTGTCGAGCACGCTCATGTGCGGGAACAGGTTGAAGTGCTGGAACACCATGCCGATCTCGCTGCGCACCTGGTCGGCCTGGCGGCCTTTGCTCGCCAGATCGGTGCCGGCCACGCGGATGCTGCCCTGCTGGGCGATCTCCAGGCGATTGATGCAGCGGATCAGCGTCGACTTGCCCGAGCCCGACGGGCCGCAGAGCACGATGCGTTCGCCCTCGCGCACCGACAGGTCGATGTCATGCAGCACATGGAAGGCGCCGTAGTGCTTGTTCAGGCCCTCGATGCGGATCAGCTCCGGGCGCGGATCGGGGGCAGG
This window of the Pseudomonas mosselii genome carries:
- a CDS encoding gamma-glutamyl-gamma-aminobutyrate hydrolase family protein, with amino-acid sequence MSNSNIGNKQPSLRKPVVLMTMGSQERKGHDYQVMTHKYITPLVEFAGCVPVLVPTCCGVEDLETYLDMADGVYLTGAGSNIDPTLYGQENQTPGKGQDKDRDLFDMPLVKAAIKRGLPIFGICRGMQEINVALGGDIYQKVYAEPGFNDHRENPDDPVDVQYAPVHSVKIKPGSWLRETLGTDEIRVNSLHGQGLRNLGAGIEPIAHAEDGLVEAIHAPSLSPFLFAVQWHPEWQAAKNPDSIKMFQAFGDACRAQVRKSQVKHHQAA
- a CDS encoding amino acid ABC transporter ATP-binding protein — protein: MTAPLSLASLHPAPDPRPELIRIEGLNKHYGAFHVLHDIDLSVREGERIVLCGPSGSGKSTLIRCINRLEIAQQGSIRVAGTDLASKGRQADQVRSEIGMVFQHFNLFPHMSVLDNCLLAPMSVRGLSRREAEERARLYLSKVGIESQAHKYPSQLSGGQQQRVAIARALCMKPRIMLFDEPTSALDPEMVAEVLDVLVQLAGTGMTMLCVTHEMGFARQVAERVLFLEGGKIIEDSPPEVFFGQPRTARAQAFLKQILH